One genomic window of Myxocyprinus asiaticus isolate MX2 ecotype Aquarium Trade chromosome 5, UBuf_Myxa_2, whole genome shotgun sequence includes the following:
- the LOC127440777 gene encoding gastrula zinc finger protein XlCGF57.1-like isoform X2, producing MTVEEHRDLIEVKEENEELNVVEDKNLYQTFDNFMTREEYFSGSKTEMHFSQKSIRRTKAKKSFTCSQCGKSFTQKRNLNIHLKLHTGEKPFTCIQCGKSFAHKRNLHRHIRIHTGEEPFTCLQCGKSIANIRNLQHHISIHTGEKPFTCHQCGKSFVQNGDLQHHMRIHTGEKPFICLQCGKSFLYKKNLKAHMKIHTGEKPFTCHQCGKSFINKGDIKRHMRIHTGEKPFTCSQCGKSFTQKGNLVSHLRLHSGEKPFTCLRCGNSFLCKRSLKIHMKIHDGEKPFTCHQCGKSFTHKGRFQRHMRIHTGEKPFTCLQCGKSFACNRDLQRHMRIHTGEKPFTCSQCGKSFTQASYLTFHLRYHSGLKPFNCDQCGKRYTGASHLKVHLATHANEKPYVCSFCGKSFITSGNLKTHERVHTGEKPFKCTSCGKSFTQSGHLLTHIKKHCPKLSK from the exons ATGACTGTTGAGGAACACAGAG ACTTGATtgaagtgaaagaggaaaatgAAGAACTGAATGTCGTGGAGGACAAAAATCTGTATCAAACTTTTGATAATTTCATGACTAGAGAAGAATATTTTAGTGGTTCAAAGACTGAAATGCATTTCTCACAGAAAAGCATTCGAAGAACAAAAGCCAAAAaatctttcacctgctctcaatgtggaaagagtttcacacaaaaaagaaaccttaacattcacttaaaacttcacactggagagaagcccttCACCTgcattcagtgtggaaagagttttgcgcATAAAAGAAATCTTCACCgtcacataagaattcacaccggagaggagcctttcacatgccttcaatgtggaaagagtaTTGCAAATATAAGAAATCTTCAGcatcacataagtattcacactggagagaagccgttcacatgccatcagtgtggaaagagttttgtgcAAAATGGAGATCTTCAgcatcacatgagaattcacactggagaaaagccttttaTATGccttcaatgtggaaagagtttcttgTATAAGAAAAACCTTAAGGCTCATATGaaaatccacactggagagaaacctttcacctgccatcagtgtggaaagagttttataAATAAAGGAGATATTAAGCGTcatatgagaattcacactggagagaagcctttcacctgctctcagtgtggaaagagtttcacacaaaaaggaaacctTGTGAGTCACCTACGACTTCACtccggagagaagcctttcacatgccttcgGTGTGGAAATAGTTTCTTATGTAAAAGAAGCCTAAAGATTCACATGAAAATCCATgatggagagaaacctttcacatgccatcagtgtggaaagagttttacacataAAGGACGTTTTCagcgtcacatgagaattcacactggagagaaacccttcacatgccttcagtgtggaaagagtttcgcaTGTAACAGAGACCTTCAGcgccacatgagaattcacactggagagaagcctttcacctgctctcagtgtggaaagagtttcacacaagcaagctatCTCACATTTCATCTGCGCTATCATTCTGGATTAAAgccatttaactgtgatcagtgtggcaagagatatacaggtgcatcacATCTAAAGGTACACCTCGCAACTCatgcaaatgagaagccttacgtgtgttctttttgtggaaagagtttcataacATCAggaaacctgaaaacacatgaaagagtgcatacaggagagaagccattcaaatgcacttcatgtgggaagagtttcactcAATCAGGTCATCTACTGACTCATATAAAAAAGCATTGTCCAAAATTGTCAAAGTGA
- the LOC127440887 gene encoding gastrula zinc finger protein XlCGF8.2DB-like isoform X1, giving the protein MKTVKEESEDISITEPCRMKHEHTEEQRDLKEVKEENEELNDMDEKHQYRKIENIIAGEGSFSGSKTENDFSQKRTPRTRDKKYFACSHCAKSFARNGDLNSHLRIHTGEKPFTCPQCGNNFLYKRNLKTHMKIHTGEKPFTCLQCGKCFTYKGDLKRHMRIHTGEKPFTCSHCGKSFTQARNLTLHLRYHYGIKPFNCNQCGKTYTCASQLKLHQITHAHEKPCVCSFCGKSFITSGHLKSHERVHTGEKPFHCTSCGKSFSQLSNLQIHIKKHCPKLAK; this is encoded by the exons ATGAAGACtgttaaagaggagagtgaagacatCAGTATTACGGAACCATGCAGAATGAAACATGAacatactgaggaacaaagag ACTTGAAagaagtgaaagaggaaaatgAAGAACTGAATGACATGGACGAGAAACATCAGTATAGAAAGATTGAGAATATCATCGCTGGTGAAGGATCCTTTAGTGGCTCAAAGACTGAAAATGATTTCTCACAGAAAAGAACTCCAAGAACAagagacaaaaaatattttgcttgCTCTCACTGTGCAAAGAGTTTTGCACGAAATGGAGACCTGAATTCTCacttaagaattcacactggagagaagcctttcacatgcccccAATGTGGAAACAATTTCTTATATAAAAGAAACCTTAAGACTCACATGaaaatccacactggagagaagcccttCACCTGCCTTCAGTGTGGTAAGTGTTTTACATATAAAGGAGATCTTAagcgtcacatgagaattcacactggagagaagcctttcacatgctctcactgtggaaagagtttcacacaagcaAGAAATCTCACACTTCATCTGCGCTATCACTATGGAATAAAGCCGTTTAACTGTAATCAGTGTGGGAAGACTTATACGTGTGCATCACAACTAAAGTTACACCAGATAACTCATGCACACGAGAAGCCTTGCGTGTGTtcattttgtggaaagagtttcattacATCAGGACATCTGAAATCACATGAGAGAGtacatactggagagaagccattccACTGTACTTCATGTGGGAAAAGTTTCAGCCAATTAAGTAATCTACAGATACATATAAAAAAGCATTGTCCAAAGTTGGCAAAGTGA
- the LOC127440777 gene encoding gastrula zinc finger protein XlCGF57.1-like isoform X1 yields MKFVKEELKEESEDISITEPCRIKNEDTEEQRDLIEVKEENEELNVVEDKNLYQTFDNFMTREEYFSGSKTEMHFSQKSIRRTKAKKSFTCSQCGKSFTQKRNLNIHLKLHTGEKPFTCIQCGKSFAHKRNLHRHIRIHTGEEPFTCLQCGKSIANIRNLQHHISIHTGEKPFTCHQCGKSFVQNGDLQHHMRIHTGEKPFICLQCGKSFLYKKNLKAHMKIHTGEKPFTCHQCGKSFINKGDIKRHMRIHTGEKPFTCSQCGKSFTQKGNLVSHLRLHSGEKPFTCLRCGNSFLCKRSLKIHMKIHDGEKPFTCHQCGKSFTHKGRFQRHMRIHTGEKPFTCLQCGKSFACNRDLQRHMRIHTGEKPFTCSQCGKSFTQASYLTFHLRYHSGLKPFNCDQCGKRYTGASHLKVHLATHANEKPYVCSFCGKSFITSGNLKTHERVHTGEKPFKCTSCGKSFTQSGHLLTHIKKHCPKLSK; encoded by the exons atgaagTTTGTAAAAGAGGAGcttaaagaggagagtgaagacatcagtattacagaaccatgcagaataaaaaatgaagatactgaggaacaaagag ACTTGATtgaagtgaaagaggaaaatgAAGAACTGAATGTCGTGGAGGACAAAAATCTGTATCAAACTTTTGATAATTTCATGACTAGAGAAGAATATTTTAGTGGTTCAAAGACTGAAATGCATTTCTCACAGAAAAGCATTCGAAGAACAAAAGCCAAAAaatctttcacctgctctcaatgtggaaagagtttcacacaaaaaagaaaccttaacattcacttaaaacttcacactggagagaagcccttCACCTgcattcagtgtggaaagagttttgcgcATAAAAGAAATCTTCACCgtcacataagaattcacaccggagaggagcctttcacatgccttcaatgtggaaagagtaTTGCAAATATAAGAAATCTTCAGcatcacataagtattcacactggagagaagccgttcacatgccatcagtgtggaaagagttttgtgcAAAATGGAGATCTTCAgcatcacatgagaattcacactggagaaaagccttttaTATGccttcaatgtggaaagagtttcttgTATAAGAAAAACCTTAAGGCTCATATGaaaatccacactggagagaaacctttcacctgccatcagtgtggaaagagttttataAATAAAGGAGATATTAAGCGTcatatgagaattcacactggagagaagcctttcacctgctctcagtgtggaaagagtttcacacaaaaaggaaacctTGTGAGTCACCTACGACTTCACtccggagagaagcctttcacatgccttcgGTGTGGAAATAGTTTCTTATGTAAAAGAAGCCTAAAGATTCACATGAAAATCCATgatggagagaaacctttcacatgccatcagtgtggaaagagttttacacataAAGGACGTTTTCagcgtcacatgagaattcacactggagagaaacccttcacatgccttcagtgtggaaagagtttcgcaTGTAACAGAGACCTTCAGcgccacatgagaattcacactggagagaagcctttcacctgctctcagtgtggaaagagtttcacacaagcaagctatCTCACATTTCATCTGCGCTATCATTCTGGATTAAAgccatttaactgtgatcagtgtggcaagagatatacaggtgcatcacATCTAAAGGTACACCTCGCAACTCatgcaaatgagaagccttacgtgtgttctttttgtggaaagagtttcataacATCAggaaacctgaaaacacatgaaagagtgcatacaggagagaagccattcaaatgcacttcatgtgggaagagtttcactcAATCAGGTCATCTACTGACTCATATAAAAAAGCATTGTCCAAAATTGTCAAAGTGA
- the LOC127440887 gene encoding gastrula zinc finger protein XlCGF8.2DB-like isoform X2 yields the protein MKTVKEESEDISITEPCRMKHEHTEEQRDLKEVKEENEELNDMDEKHQYRKIENIIAGEGSFSGSKTENDFSQKRTPRTRDKKYFACSHCAKSFARNGDLNSHLRIHTGEKPFTCPQCGNNFLYKRNLKTHMKIHTGEKPFTCLQCGFWNRSQTSSWK from the exons ATGAAGACtgttaaagaggagagtgaagacatCAGTATTACGGAACCATGCAGAATGAAACATGAacatactgaggaacaaagag ACTTGAAagaagtgaaagaggaaaatgAAGAACTGAATGACATGGACGAGAAACATCAGTATAGAAAGATTGAGAATATCATCGCTGGTGAAGGATCCTTTAGTGGCTCAAAGACTGAAAATGATTTCTCACAGAAAAGAACTCCAAGAACAagagacaaaaaatattttgcttgCTCTCACTGTGCAAAGAGTTTTGCACGAAATGGAGACCTGAATTCTCacttaagaattcacactggagagaagcctttcacatgcccccAATGTGGAAACAATTTCTTATATAAAAGAAACCTTAAGACTCACATGaaaatccacactggagagaagcccttCACCTGCCTTCAGTGTG GCTTTTGGAATCGCTCCCAAACATCATCCTGGAAGTAG